One genomic region from Streptomyces sp. NBC_01304 encodes:
- a CDS encoding nSTAND1 domain-containing NTPase produces the protein MGRREKPLDPGRGAVQRFAYELRKLRDEAGTPTYRAMAQQAGYSGPTLSAAAAGERLPTPAVVRAYVVACGGDPEKWEGRWRRAVAEAGDARLSGGSDDEPAPYPGLARFSTGDGEHFHGRGDLIDDLVRLTGRARITAVVGASGSGKSSLLRAGLIPALRGIEGPAGGRVRDVADPVAAGDVQARPAAIRLFSPGAHPARAHEALFAPHSGPGDILLVIDQFEEVFTLCADPAERTRFLALLLTAAEPSARLRVVLAVRADFYGRCAEHGPLAEALRDSTLLVGPMTPTQLRQAVVRPAAARRIVVERSLTARIVADVTGEPGGLPLMAHALREVWRRRTGKTLTLAAYEAVGGVQAAVAHTAEAAYAACTPAEALAVRALLLRLVTPGDGTEDTRRPVDRTEFDADDTTARVLERFVHARLLIVDGDTVELAHEALISAWPRLHGWVDEDRDRLRLHRKLTEAARVWNELARDAGALYRGIRLAEAREAFGNGDGERTGAGASGPPAGGVPGGGEPGARCGELSRLERDFLAASVTEHEQSRRAAARSTRRLRTLTVGLAVLLCLAVVAGVSAWRQSDVSVRQREEAEARRAATLSETLRATQPRTAMRLALAAWRTADLPETRQALRTAAAQNEQDAFVQPEDGGGALNPLTWLSRDGRILTTVVRDKAVQWDVRTHRRIRTVQRRGLSEGILDVSADGRWIAYREPGRAGLVVGGLADGSTRRLATGSWTDTNAAFGPSGRTLVLRRLVPGSQHGRATLEVWDLRLQKAVMRYERGSDAGEMPVLSHDDRHLAWCEQNSERLQVLDVADRRPVAALAPAKTQRDLCEGHLTFTPDQRAVASGTSDAIVTWDFRTGRERPRLPLLGGAHSVRFSGPYALAWGAGAFSLWRTDLPAAADGTRAPLLTYPVASSQVSDIRLDPGAGVLRYQVGRRPSTVRTLSLQGLTGRAWRERAASPRESASAGDSPLVAVEPTGRTGLTQQGTLVDASTGKQRTGNKSLEGEDSLTTGAFSPDGKHLATAGSEGRITLWDARTWRRITVLRAGASSAGIATLAFSGDGSLLAAGAPDGSVQVWETASPTQPAATLPVGDGPALGIEFTGSQGELRIATPHLDMRARAAAPDRAAVELCRRAAGGLAEAEWRRYFPSADYRDTCGP, from the coding sequence ATGGGGCGCCGCGAGAAACCGCTGGACCCGGGGAGGGGCGCGGTGCAGCGGTTCGCGTACGAACTGCGAAAGCTGCGCGACGAGGCGGGCACGCCGACCTACCGTGCGATGGCGCAGCAAGCCGGGTACTCGGGGCCCACGCTGTCCGCCGCGGCGGCCGGCGAGCGGCTGCCGACGCCGGCGGTGGTCCGGGCCTACGTCGTCGCGTGTGGGGGCGACCCCGAGAAGTGGGAGGGGCGCTGGCGAAGGGCGGTCGCCGAGGCAGGCGACGCGCGTCTGTCCGGCGGTTCGGACGACGAGCCGGCACCGTATCCGGGGCTGGCTCGCTTCAGTACCGGCGACGGGGAGCACTTCCATGGACGCGGCGATCTGATCGACGATCTGGTCCGGTTGACCGGGCGGGCGAGGATCACCGCAGTCGTGGGTGCATCGGGGAGCGGCAAGTCGTCTCTGTTGCGGGCCGGGTTGATACCGGCCCTGCGGGGAATCGAAGGCCCGGCGGGCGGGCGCGTGCGGGACGTCGCCGACCCCGTGGCCGCCGGCGACGTGCAGGCCCGGCCCGCTGCGATCCGCCTGTTCTCCCCCGGTGCCCACCCCGCCCGCGCCCACGAGGCCCTCTTCGCCCCGCACTCCGGGCCCGGCGACATCCTGCTCGTCATCGACCAGTTCGAGGAGGTCTTCACCCTCTGCGCCGATCCGGCGGAACGGACGCGATTCCTCGCTCTGTTGCTCACCGCGGCCGAACCGTCGGCGCGGCTGCGGGTGGTGCTCGCCGTCCGGGCCGACTTCTACGGGCGCTGCGCCGAACACGGCCCGCTCGCCGAGGCGCTGCGCGATTCCACCCTGCTCGTCGGACCGATGACCCCGACGCAGCTGCGGCAGGCCGTCGTCCGTCCCGCCGCGGCACGACGGATCGTCGTCGAACGCTCCCTGACCGCACGGATCGTCGCGGACGTCACCGGCGAACCCGGCGGGCTGCCGCTGATGGCCCACGCCCTGCGCGAAGTCTGGCGGCGGCGTACCGGAAAGACCCTCACCCTCGCCGCGTACGAGGCCGTCGGCGGTGTCCAGGCCGCCGTCGCGCACACCGCGGAGGCCGCCTACGCCGCTTGCACGCCGGCCGAGGCGCTTGCCGTCCGAGCGCTGCTGTTACGGCTGGTCACCCCCGGCGACGGCACCGAGGACACCCGGCGCCCCGTCGACCGTACGGAATTCGACGCCGACGACACCACCGCCCGCGTCCTCGAACGATTCGTCCACGCCCGCCTGCTCATCGTCGACGGCGACACCGTCGAACTCGCCCACGAGGCGCTCATCTCCGCCTGGCCGCGGCTGCACGGCTGGGTGGACGAGGATCGCGACCGCTTGCGCCTGCACCGCAAACTGACCGAAGCCGCCCGTGTCTGGAACGAGTTGGCACGGGACGCGGGAGCGCTGTATCGGGGAATACGGTTGGCTGAGGCGCGGGAGGCCTTCGGGAATGGGGACGGCGAAAGGACGGGTGCAGGCGCGTCGGGGCCGCCCGCAGGTGGCGTCCCCGGAGGGGGTGAACCCGGCGCCCGCTGCGGCGAGTTGAGCCGCCTTGAGCGCGACTTCCTCGCCGCCAGCGTCACCGAGCACGAGCAGAGCCGCCGGGCGGCGGCCCGGTCGACCCGGCGGCTGCGGACGCTCACCGTCGGACTTGCCGTACTGCTGTGCCTGGCCGTGGTCGCCGGTGTCAGCGCCTGGCGGCAGAGCGACGTCAGCGTGCGACAGCGCGAGGAGGCCGAGGCCCGCAGAGCGGCCACGCTGTCCGAAACGCTGCGCGCCACTCAGCCACGCACCGCGATGCGACTTGCCCTCGCCGCCTGGCGCACCGCCGACCTGCCGGAGACCCGACAGGCGCTGCGCACGGCCGCCGCACAAAACGAACAGGACGCGTTCGTCCAACCCGAGGACGGCGGCGGCGCACTCAATCCGCTCACCTGGCTCAGCCGGGACGGCCGGATCCTGACAACGGTCGTGCGTGACAAGGCCGTTCAGTGGGACGTACGCACCCATCGGCGTATCCGGACCGTCCAGCGCCGGGGCCTGTCCGAGGGCATCCTCGACGTCAGCGCGGACGGCCGGTGGATCGCCTACCGCGAGCCGGGTCGAGCGGGCCTGGTGGTTGGCGGGCTGGCCGACGGGAGCACACGCCGCCTCGCGACCGGCTCGTGGACCGACACCAACGCCGCCTTCGGACCCAGCGGGCGCACTCTCGTCCTGCGCCGACTCGTCCCCGGGTCACAGCACGGACGCGCGACGCTCGAGGTGTGGGACCTGCGCCTGCAGAAAGCAGTCATGCGCTACGAACGAGGCAGCGATGCCGGAGAGATGCCCGTGCTCAGCCACGACGACCGTCACCTCGCCTGGTGCGAGCAGAACAGCGAGCGCTTGCAGGTCCTCGACGTGGCCGACCGGCGCCCGGTCGCTGCCCTGGCGCCCGCGAAAACCCAACGCGACCTGTGCGAGGGACACCTCACGTTCACCCCCGATCAACGGGCAGTCGCGTCCGGCACCTCCGATGCGATCGTCACCTGGGACTTCCGGACCGGCCGGGAACGCCCACGGCTGCCGCTCTTGGGAGGCGCGCACTCCGTGAGGTTCTCCGGGCCCTACGCGCTGGCCTGGGGCGCCGGCGCCTTCAGCCTGTGGCGTACCGACCTTCCCGCCGCCGCCGACGGCACGCGTGCGCCGCTGCTCACCTATCCCGTCGCCAGCAGTCAGGTCTCCGACATCCGTCTGGATCCCGGCGCGGGCGTGCTGCGCTATCAAGTCGGCAGGCGGCCCAGCACGGTACGCACTCTCTCGCTGCAAGGGCTGACGGGCAGGGCCTGGCGGGAACGGGCCGCGTCCCCGAGGGAGAGCGCCTCTGCCGGTGACTCCCCGCTCGTGGCCGTCGAGCCGACAGGGCGCACCGGGCTCACCCAGCAGGGGACACTCGTCGACGCGTCAACGGGCAAGCAGCGCACGGGAAACAAGAGCCTGGAAGGCGAGGACTCCCTCACCACCGGAGCGTTCAGCCCCGACGGCAAGCACCTGGCCACCGCCGGCAGCGAGGGACGCATCACCCTCTGGGACGCGCGCACCTGGCGCCGGATCACGGTACTGCGCGCCGGTGCGTCGAGCGCGGGCATCGCCACCCTGGCGTTCTCGGGCGACGGTTCCCTGCTCGCGGCCGGGGCTCCCGACGGCTCCGTGCAGGTCTGGGAGACGGCCTCGCCGACCCAGCCCGCGGCCACCTTGCCGGTCGGGGACGGGCCGGCCCTCGGCATCGAATTCACCGGGAGCCAGGGAGAGTTGCGCATCGCCACCCCTCACCTGGACATGCGTGCCCGGGCCGCGGCGCCCGACCGGGCAGCCGTGGAGCTGTGCCGGCGAGCGGCGGGCGGGCTCGCCGAGGCGGAGTGGCGGCGCTACTTTCCGTCGGCCGATTACCGCGACACCTGCGGCCCTTGA
- a CDS encoding endo-beta-N-acetylglucosaminidase H produces MFTLVRSRVRTAALVFSTLAALAFGTTLTTGAAAAPAPAPAPAKAGPTSVAYVEVNNNSMLNVGKYSLANGGGNVFDVAVIFAANINYDTGTKAAYLHFNENVQRVLDNAATEIRPLQQKGIKVVLSVLGNHQGAGFANFPSQQAASAFAKQLSDAVTEYGLDGIDFDDEYAEYGNNGTGQPNDSSFVHLVTALRANMPDKIISLYNIGPAASRLSYGGVDVTSKFDYAWNPYYGSWQVPGINLPKSKLSPAAVEIGRTSQSTAADLARRTVSEGYGVYLTYNLNGADRSADVSAFTRELYGSDAVYTP; encoded by the coding sequence ATGTTCACTCTGGTACGGAGCAGAGTGCGGACGGCCGCACTCGTGTTCTCGACCCTCGCGGCCCTCGCCTTCGGCACGACACTCACGACCGGCGCGGCAGCGGCCCCCGCTCCCGCTCCTGCTCCCGCGAAAGCGGGGCCGACCTCGGTGGCGTACGTCGAGGTGAACAACAACAGCATGCTCAACGTCGGCAAGTACAGCCTGGCCAACGGCGGTGGCAACGTCTTCGACGTCGCCGTGATCTTCGCAGCGAACATCAACTACGACACGGGCACGAAGGCGGCGTATCTGCACTTCAACGAGAACGTGCAGCGCGTCCTCGACAACGCCGCCACCGAGATACGGCCGTTGCAGCAGAAGGGCATCAAGGTCGTTCTCTCGGTGCTCGGCAACCACCAGGGCGCGGGCTTCGCGAACTTCCCGTCCCAGCAGGCGGCTTCGGCGTTCGCGAAGCAGCTGTCCGACGCCGTGACCGAGTACGGCCTCGACGGCATCGACTTCGACGACGAGTACGCCGAGTACGGCAACAACGGCACCGGCCAGCCCAACGACAGCTCGTTCGTGCACCTGGTCACGGCGCTGCGCGCCAACATGCCAGACAAGATCATCAGCCTCTACAACATCGGCCCGGCCGCATCGCGCCTCTCCTACGGCGGTGTCGATGTCACGTCCAAGTTCGACTACGCCTGGAACCCGTACTACGGCTCCTGGCAGGTCCCCGGCATCAACCTGCCCAAGTCGAAGCTGTCACCGGCGGCCGTCGAGATCGGCCGGACCTCGCAGAGCACAGCCGCCGACCTCGCCCGCCGCACCGTCAGCGAGGGATACGGGGTCTACCTCACGTACAACCTCAACGGCGCCGACCGCAGCGCCGATGTCTCCGCCTTCACCAGGGAGCTGTACGGCAGTGACGCCGTCTACACGCCGTAG
- a CDS encoding FG-GAP repeat protein produces MRVRTVAIAASIAAAAATGTTLAATASGNAVATGKATAYDFNGDGYADVVTATPKAVVGGQASAGNLVVSYGSATGTSTSRAAVLSQSSANVPGASEAGDQFGAQTASGDVDGDGYDDLVVTAPGEAVTGHTNAGAVTVLWGSASGLGKTATALSNTADELGFGRDVAIGDLDGDGGANLAVLADRKILTYPDGISRTTPAAPTAVTGGLADVSARSLVTGDFTRSGSDGLAVIGSADECDASSCPWLGYYTGGPGGVTFQSNLSTGAPVAAAAVGDIDADGYDDLITGQAGPFPDEVNDPSGGAGYVTIRYGHPDGPGKIDTANYSQNTYGIPGTDEQGDAFGSALAVGDMTGDGIDDIAVGAPYETVDGVQNTGSAYLMKGSDYGVDLGTNVRYQSYAGVPGADEANDYFGSDVSLVDANGDGHAELVVAARGEDVKAGSTSDGANWVIPASGESLSRTGNKSFSADDFGLTFTNRQFGSVLSD; encoded by the coding sequence GTGCGTGTACGAACCGTCGCGATCGCCGCGTCCATAGCGGCAGCGGCCGCCACCGGCACCACCCTCGCCGCAACGGCGTCCGGGAATGCCGTTGCGACGGGCAAGGCCACCGCGTACGACTTCAACGGCGACGGCTACGCCGACGTCGTCACCGCCACCCCGAAGGCCGTCGTCGGCGGTCAGGCGAGCGCGGGCAACCTCGTGGTCAGCTACGGCTCCGCCACCGGAACCTCGACCTCGCGCGCCGCAGTCCTCAGCCAGAGCTCCGCCAATGTGCCCGGGGCGTCCGAGGCGGGCGACCAGTTCGGCGCCCAGACGGCGAGCGGCGACGTGGACGGAGACGGCTACGACGACCTCGTCGTCACCGCCCCCGGCGAGGCTGTCACCGGTCACACCAACGCCGGTGCCGTCACTGTCCTGTGGGGCAGCGCGAGCGGCCTCGGCAAGACCGCCACGGCACTCTCCAACACCGCCGACGAACTGGGCTTCGGCCGCGATGTGGCCATCGGCGACCTCGACGGTGACGGCGGCGCCAACCTCGCCGTCCTGGCGGACCGGAAGATCCTCACCTACCCGGACGGCATCTCACGCACCACACCCGCCGCGCCCACGGCGGTCACCGGCGGTCTCGCCGACGTGTCCGCGCGCTCCCTCGTCACCGGCGACTTCACCAGGTCCGGGAGTGACGGCCTTGCCGTCATCGGCTCGGCGGACGAGTGCGACGCGAGCTCCTGCCCCTGGCTCGGGTACTACACCGGCGGCCCCGGCGGCGTCACCTTCCAGTCGAACCTGTCGACAGGCGCGCCGGTCGCCGCGGCGGCCGTGGGCGACATCGACGCCGACGGCTACGACGACCTGATCACCGGGCAGGCCGGGCCGTTCCCGGACGAGGTCAACGACCCGTCGGGCGGTGCCGGTTACGTCACCATCCGCTACGGCCACCCGGACGGCCCCGGCAAGATCGACACCGCCAACTACAGCCAGAACACCTACGGCATCCCCGGCACCGACGAGCAAGGCGACGCCTTCGGCTCGGCCCTCGCCGTCGGTGACATGACCGGCGACGGCATCGACGACATCGCCGTCGGCGCCCCGTACGAGACCGTCGACGGGGTGCAGAACACGGGCTCCGCCTACCTCATGAAGGGCAGCGACTACGGCGTCGACCTCGGCACCAACGTCCGCTACCAGTCGTACGCCGGCGTCCCCGGCGCCGACGAGGCGAACGACTACTTCGGCTCCGACGTCTCCCTCGTCGACGCCAACGGCGACGGCCACGCCGAACTCGTCGTCGCGGCCCGGGGCGAGGACGTGAAGGCCGGTTCCACCTCCGACGGCGCGAACTGGGTGATTCCCGCCTCGGGCGAAAGCCTGTCGCGGACCGGCAACAAGTCCTTCAGCGCCGACGACTTCGGCCTCACCTTCACCAACCGGCAGTTCGGCTCCGTCCTCAGCGACTGA
- a CDS encoding family 2 encapsulin nanocompartment cargo protein polyprenyl transferase, with product MQTEERDQEDVAVTALLARARARVDPVLRAAVDTLPARMRLIAGYHLGWWDQGGVLQEGGSGKAIRPALVLATLQAAKADDDRGLCAAAAVELVHNFTLLHDDVMDADTLRRHRPTAWAVFGLPDAILAGDALQALAARLLAHDPHPAASAAASRLASCVIELCEGQHADCAFQERTTVGLDGCLTMSEAKTGALLGCACALGALYAGADEKDADSLDRCGRQLGLCFQLVDDLLGIWGDPAVTGKPAGADLVALKKSLPVTAALASGTAAGDELAALFEAGAPLRPAQLPHAMDLVERAGGRRWARAQADETAGQALEGLSRMYPEPQARGELLALARLISRRDH from the coding sequence GTGCAGACCGAGGAGCGGGACCAGGAAGACGTGGCGGTAACTGCCCTGCTGGCGCGGGCCCGTGCGCGGGTCGACCCGGTGCTGCGCGCCGCCGTGGACACGCTGCCCGCACGGATGCGGCTCATCGCGGGCTATCACCTTGGATGGTGGGACCAGGGCGGCGTCCTGCAGGAGGGCGGGTCCGGGAAAGCCATCCGCCCGGCGCTGGTGCTGGCCACCCTGCAGGCCGCGAAGGCCGACGACGACCGAGGGCTGTGCGCGGCCGCAGCCGTGGAACTGGTCCACAACTTCACGCTGTTGCACGACGACGTGATGGACGCCGACACCTTGCGCCGGCACCGGCCCACCGCTTGGGCGGTGTTCGGCCTCCCGGACGCCATCTTGGCGGGGGACGCCCTGCAGGCCCTGGCGGCCCGGCTGCTGGCGCACGACCCGCACCCTGCCGCGTCGGCCGCGGCGTCCCGGCTCGCCTCCTGCGTGATCGAACTGTGTGAAGGACAGCACGCGGACTGCGCGTTCCAGGAGCGGACGACGGTCGGCCTCGACGGGTGCCTGACCATGTCCGAGGCCAAGACGGGCGCCCTCCTGGGCTGTGCGTGCGCACTCGGCGCACTGTATGCGGGCGCCGACGAGAAGGACGCCGACAGTCTGGATCGGTGCGGGCGCCAACTGGGGCTCTGCTTCCAGCTCGTCGATGACCTGCTGGGCATCTGGGGCGACCCGGCCGTTACCGGCAAGCCCGCCGGAGCGGACCTGGTCGCCCTGAAGAAGTCGCTGCCGGTGACGGCCGCGCTGGCCTCGGGCACCGCCGCCGGGGACGAACTCGCCGCGCTCTTCGAGGCCGGCGCACCACTTCGGCCGGCTCAACTGCCGCATGCCATGGACCTCGTGGAGCGGGCCGGTGGCCGCCGGTGGGCCCGCGCGCAGGCGGATGAGACCGCCGGCCAGGCCCTGGAAGGCCTGTCCCGGATGTACCCCGAACCGCAGGCACGCGGCGAACTGCTCGCGCTGGCCCGGCTGATCAGCCGCAGAGACCACTGA
- a CDS encoding lytic polysaccharide monooxygenase auxiliary activity family 9 protein, translating into MHPSRKTAALIGAALAPVLALSLPTGSASAHGYISNPPSRQAQCAAGTVSCGDITHEPQSVEGPKGLTSCSGGNSRFAELDDDSKGWAITPVPKTTTFSWRLTARHSTSTWEYYAGGRRIALFDDGGAQPGEVVDHQVDFGALSGKQKVLAVWNVADTDNAFYACIDVNVGG; encoded by the coding sequence ATGCACCCCAGCAGGAAGACGGCTGCCCTGATCGGCGCCGCTCTCGCCCCCGTCCTCGCTCTGAGCCTCCCCACCGGCTCCGCCAGCGCTCACGGCTACATCTCCAACCCGCCCAGCAGGCAGGCCCAGTGCGCCGCCGGCACCGTGTCCTGCGGCGACATCACCCACGAGCCACAGAGCGTGGAAGGCCCCAAGGGCCTGACCAGCTGTAGCGGTGGCAACAGCCGCTTCGCCGAACTGGACGACGACAGCAAGGGGTGGGCCATCACCCCGGTGCCCAAGACCACCACATTCTCCTGGCGGCTCACCGCCCGCCACTCCACCAGCACCTGGGAGTACTACGCCGGCGGCCGGCGCATCGCACTGTTCGACGACGGCGGCGCCCAACCCGGCGAAGTGGTCGACCACCAAGTCGACTTCGGCGCACTCAGCGGCAAGCAGAAGGTCCTCGCCGTGTGGAACGTGGCCGACACCGACAACGCCTTCTACGCCTGCATCGACGTCAACGTCGGCGGCTGA
- a CDS encoding tetratricopeptide repeat protein codes for MTADGRIGQAQLLYERAVFGGDTDALATADLGLDAVEADLALARGRIIHARFLAERVEDERELELFDRAADLYGRLGDVQGEGEAVFWVGTFHQVVRDDNDTALPAFKRALDLATQAGDRLTMSYALRHLGFIDQMAERLDEARAHFEESTRLRRELGFLPGVAANLIGLAYLAAQQERREDAAALLSEATDLAKETDSHGVLRWVAGAREELSLP; via the coding sequence ATGACTGCGGACGGGCGAATCGGTCAGGCTCAACTCCTCTACGAACGAGCCGTCTTCGGCGGCGACACCGATGCTCTTGCCACTGCCGACCTGGGCCTCGATGCGGTCGAGGCAGATCTCGCGCTGGCCCGCGGCCGCATAATCCACGCCCGCTTCCTGGCGGAGCGAGTTGAGGACGAGCGAGAGCTGGAGCTGTTCGATCGAGCGGCGGATCTCTACGGTCGACTCGGTGATGTGCAGGGCGAGGGCGAGGCGGTGTTCTGGGTCGGCACCTTCCACCAGGTGGTGCGCGACGACAACGACACGGCCCTACCCGCCTTCAAGCGAGCCCTGGACCTCGCCACCCAGGCCGGCGACCGACTCACCATGTCCTACGCCCTGCGCCACCTCGGCTTCATCGACCAGATGGCAGAGCGCCTCGACGAGGCCCGTGCCCACTTCGAGGAGTCCACTCGCCTGCGCCGGGAACTGGGATTCCTGCCCGGGGTCGCGGCCAACCTGATCGGCCTGGCCTATCTCGCCGCCCAGCAGGAGCGGAGGGAGGACGCGGCGGCGCTGCTCAGCGAGGCGACGGACCTCGCCAAGGAGACTGACTCCCACGGCGTCCTGCGCTGGGTTGCAGGGGCCCGCGAAGAGCTCAGCTTGCCGTGA